The window GTGGGAGTTTGCGGCCACCCTTAGCGACGGAAACGGCACGGGGATAGAGAGCGTTTCCCTGCGCCAGGGCAGTGGGAACCTCACGACGACCTCCCTGAGTGGTCCCATCGTTCAGGCCAACTACACAGCCTCCTGCTGCTCGCAGATCGTCGAGTTCGTAGCTGTAGATAAAGTTGGCAACGTGGGGAAGTGCCATCATTCCATTGTCAGGTCTGCTGGGCCTCCTGCTTTAACTCTGACGCTTCCATTGTGGTTGTGCCTGCTGGTCTCTGCCTGTGTCACCAGGTTGTGTAAGCCTTAGGTTAGGGTGCCCACTATCTTCTGTCTGTACTCTGCATCAGGTACCAAATAAACCACTTACCTCTCTAAACTGATTAAAATAAAGTTCCTACTGGTGATGGACATCCTGCTTGAATAGAATGTGAGCACTGATTAGGCAAGTGATGATGAATGTACGCTTAAGATCTGATATGTAATAATTAtgatacaaaaacaattgtatTGCATGGTTTTTAACATGTCTgtattgttgacaaaaatcttaTAATCTGAGCATGAAGCAAGCCAAATATCCCTAAACTTGTTCACCAGGACAAACAAGCATGTCAAGTAAATTCTCTTCAATGgacagtttttacatttttttacagtaacatttcatttgttcccaaatgttctttttgtaaTGGCAAACGTTGGCAACATTTGGTGGGTTTTGTTAACATTTTCCAGACAAATCCATAATATTCAAAGAGAATGGGCTGACAGGCTTTCTCTGGGTGGAATAAATGGAAACGATGATGTTCAAAAATAGAGACGGAAAAATTAGATACAGAAACTTCAATAGTGGAAGTGTTTCTGGTAAAAAATGTAGTATTTCTTTCACCAACATGTACTACAATGGCGGCAGAAATCTCTGTAACCTTAACTTTGTTAATAGTTATTGACAGAATGTTTTTTGTAACATATCTatatttccataatgttgtttgTAGACACTTAAAttaacaatctgagcctgtcagtggcaaaagcATCACTTTAACTGGAGTGCGCATTTGCCCTTTTACTGTAGGGTTACAGcgttctcgctcaatactgAGAAATTTCAAAGAATTTTGTTTACACAGATCATTTAAATCCTAGTCTATATCTTCTTTAAGCCctgtgtccaatctgagttttctgctgcacgactattttgcagcagctctgTGCGGTGCATAGCCCCGCCCATgcccattgtgattggtttaaagaaaagccattaaaccagagcactttttcctcccatccccgaatgctgtatggagtagccagaccttccttcagtgcgctttggaggagggtctggcaaagctagACTACttaaacacaaatgcatgggaAAACACAGCCCAGGATAAAAATGACCAATATTACCCTTTAACTGTTAGGCTTCATTTCCCACTGATCTAAAACATACCACAAGTATTTGGCAAGCCTTAGATATATAAGATACTTATTCATTctatactttttaaaatatgcatgtgaaaaggaaatgtttttacTAAAGTTGAGACCTTTTGCCAAAATCtatcaaaacattgttttctgACAAAAAGAACACAGATTAGAGATCAGGTTAACACTCATTTATTAACTTTTTGAACCTTTTTTCTTAAccaattacatacagtatacatcttCCTTTGATGGCAATGAAACCGGTGTAAATCCAGAATATGAACAACGAAATGAGGGTTAGAATTCTAAATGGGTGGGTCAAATTGTCTAACAGAGGTCTAAATGTTGTCAGCACTGAACCcagaaaatggaaaacaagCTTCAACCGtgtctttaagaaaaaaaacaaaaggatttaTCAAAGCAATGCCATTTAGCCCGTCTTCTGTAATGTTGACACATCCTCTTTAGGTGTgtttaaacaaaacatgaagGGGAAAATTAAGGTAACAGATTTggatttttgaaaatatatcaacttttaacaacaaaacattttacttaTCCCGAGCGGCGACTGCCCTGAAGTTACATTCGGGGATTAACTGAACTGCAACAATTGTGTTCCATTGTGAACAGTTGTGATGAAACCAATGGAGGAACATGTTGGCCAGTGAGAATGTGGGGTGGTTTTACATGATGTTTGGATGTCTAGATTTGGAATATTCATGTGCATGATAAAGGCTACTTGAGGTTAATGTTAATTTACTTTTGCATTTTTAATAACATTACAATATCTACACCAACTGGGGGCTGTGTACACAACACAACTTGTTCAAATAAACTGCATTTATCATTGTATCTTATTTGTTTCagaatcctttaaaaaaatacaccatgTTTCAATATTTGTTCACAGGTGAtctaaccaatcagaatcagaattaaAATACGCACAAAGCCAATTTTACATGCATGTAATCTTAGAAACCAACCGAGGTTGAAGACATTGTCAGAACACATCATGCATGCTCATCTTTTCACGATCCTGTGAAGAGCACATAGTGCTCTAAAGGAAATGCTTCTGAACGATAAAAaggtttaacattttgggaaatgcgcTTATTTGCAGAGAGTTACCACTCTCACAGCTGTGCATAACATGTGGAGCTGGAGCCTGAGACAGTTTATCTTGAAGTTTTTCAATTAACATGTCCTATGttatttgtttaatctgtacgcTGTTTACAATTCAAACGCTTTCGATGTGCTGCATTCACGTCGTACGCTTAGCTAATGCCCTCCtttccacacacccacacacacccacagttCTACAAACCCATTGCACTAAAAGAATAAAACTGAACTGATCCCTTTTGCACCAAGTTCTCTAACAACATTCAGATTTGTATCTGTCAATATAAAAAGTCATTAACATTTTCAGTGGAGCAGGGAGGATGTTGAATGTCCATCTCTCATtggattttatgtacatttttaacatgctttTTCACATGGCCTGACTGCGTGAAGTGCTTGGGGCAGTGTGGGCAGGCATGTGGTCTCTCCCCTGTGTGGATATATTTGTGTCTTTTCAGGTTATTAAAGTCTAAAAATCCTTTCCCACAGTACGGGCACCAGTGCCTCTTCTCTCCATTATGCCACCTTAAATGCACATTGAGTTCAACCTTCCTTGTGAATGTCCTTCCACAGAGGTCGCAATGGAATGGTTTCTCTCCGGTGTGTATCCGTATGTGGGCTTCCACGTCTCGTTTTGTGAGGAAACCCTTGTTGCAGACCTGGCAGATGAAAGGTTTAATCCTCGTGTGCACCATCTGGAGGTGTTTGGTGAGGCCAAAACTGTAGACAAAGCCCTTCCCGCACTTTTGACAGATATGAATCCTGCCGTTGCGGTGCACCCGACCATGCCGTTTAAGACATTTTGAGTCGGGGAAGTTCTTCCCGCAGAGCGTGCATGAGAACGGCCGATGACCTTTGTGGAGACTGACGTGGCTTTCCAGGGCGGCAATGCTGCTGAGGACACGTCCGCACTCCCCACACTGGTTCTTGAGCAGACGCCTACCAATGACTGATAAAGGCTGTAGCGGTGATACAAAAGGTGCTGCTCTGACAGGCATGGGGAAGCGAGGAACACTTGGGGGGGAAACTATGGGCTGATCCTTGGGTCctggctctctctcttttccttccGGAGGCGTAGTCGTGACAGATGTCATTAGAGGAGGAGTCCACACAGCTGTAACTTTAATTTTTCTCACGGTCTCGCAGGAAACACTGCTCTCTGCTAACTGGTTTGTTTTAGCTACGTTCTGCAATTGCGATTGCCtagcatttttcatttttgctatTGTTTTGGCTTTTGCTGCTTTAGCCAACTTCTTAGCATTTGCCACTCTTAAATTCATTTGAGGACCAGGACCATCTTGAATTAATCTGGGTTTCTTAGGAGGAGTGGAGTCCCCTGTTCTACCAGGACTGAAACCATCTGTCGCCGATTTAGGCCACCCAACACTTGGGGAACTGGTATCACTCGTCTTGTTTTTGGTACTGGCATCATCTACAGTCATGCTATAGCTAGGACTGGAAGAATTAGCTTCCCTTTTGTCCTGTTGACTGCTAGAACCATCTTTAGTGAGGGTACACTTCCTACGGCAGAAGAAATTTGTTCCCTTGGTAGGTAATTTAGGGGTAGTAGGAATTTCACACCTCATAGGGATCACAGAAGTAGTTTTAGGACTTTCCTCAACTGACCTAGACATCCTAGGACTCACTGAAGTGGGTTTGGTGTTTTTAGAGCTAGCATGTTCTTGAATTAAGCTTGACCTCCTAGGACTCACAGGAGTCACCACTGTCTTTTTTGAATTAGCACTTTCTATGGAGGAGCTGGACCTCCTAGGACTCACCGAAGTGGATTTAGTCTTTTTAGGGCTAGCACTTTTAGAGTTGGAACTTTCGTTAATTGAGCTAGATCTTTTAAGACTTACCGAAGAGGATTTTGCCTTCTCACAGCTAGCTTTATCTTTAATTGAGCCAGACCTCCGAGGGCTCACTGAAGTGGATTTTGTCTTCTCAGAGCTAGCTTTTTCTTTGAGTGAGCCAGACCTCCGAGGGCTCACTGAAGTGGATTTTGTCTTCTCAGAGCTAGCTTTTTCTTTGATTGAGCCAGACCTCCGAGGGCTCACCGAAGTGGATTTTGTCTTCTCAGAGCTAGCTTTATCTTTAATTGAGATAGACCTCCTAGGACTCACCAAAGTGGAATTTGTCTTTTTAGAGCTAGCTTTTTCCTTAATTGAGCTAGACCTTCTAGGACTCACTAAACTTGATTTTTGGTTTATAGGACTAGAACTTTTAGAGTTGGGACTTTTTACTGCGCTAGACTTTCTAGGACTCACGTAAGTGGATTTTGTCTTTTCAGAACTAGGACTTTCTTTGTTTGAGCTAGACCTCCTTGGACTCACTAAAGTGGATTTGGTCATTTTAGAGCTAGCACTTTCTTGAATTAAGCTAGATCTCCTAGGTCTCAACAAAGAGGACTTGGTGATTTTAGAGTTAGCACTTTTTTCAATTGAGCTAGACCTTCTAGAACGCAAAGAGGATTTTTCCGTTTTGGAGCCTGCACAATTTCTACCTGTACTAGACCTCCTGGGACTCACACGAGTGGGTTTTCTAGTAGCCTTAAACTTCCTAGAACTAACATAAATTGGTTCTCTACCAGTCCTCTTGGGTCCAACACCTGCTCTACATAGTCCAGATCTCCTGGGACAAATAGAAATGGAATCACCTGAGTTTTTTGGACTGTCTTTCTCCAATCTCAGTTTCTTGTCGTTTACAGTGGGGGTCTCCATTTCTCCGTTAGGTTCTGGATTTGTTGCTGTTCTTCTTGCTTGCAAGTGAAGTTTGAAATGACTTCGGAGTTTGGCGACAATGCCTTTtctttgaaacctttttttgtcactggAGCTGGTTGGATCAGAGGAggcctttaaacaaaaaaggaaagaaaaataaatgaatttagaaagaagaaaaaaacacattcagagCAATGCTAATTGTCTTTGCAAGAGTACCagttaaatgtgaaaaaatataaacatgtgGAATGGATGACCATTAATGCTCTATACAATTCATAATTCTTATTTAATTAACACATTTGTCACATTCCAGACTAAGTTTAGACAtaactgttttgtatttttttttaacttcacatAATTAGAAATAGTGTTGACCACTCAGTTTACTCTTACATTACCTGTTTTGGTTCTTGTGTAACAGGTGACACCCTCAGCTGGGCCAGGAACTGGGCTTGAGTCATTTGTAATTGAGGCTCAGGTTTTTTCTTGGTGGTGATGGAGGTAAGACGTATAACTGGAGATAATTGTTTCTCATCTATAGGTGGGTCAGTAGGTAACGCACAATCTTCAAATATTTCCTCATCAATATTAAAAGTAGGATCAGCTGCACCAGATCCAGCCCGAGTTGAGATGTTCCTCACCTTGGATGGTGTAGATGGCTGCACATATGTGCTGTTGGACTCTTCTAAAATGGTGGTGTTTGAGGATAATGATGCCATCTTTTGTACATCATTTGGCTTCTCTGACATCTCAGAGGTGTTTGCAGACAGAGGAACGGACGTTTCTTTTACAATGGGACAAATATCAATGGATAACACAAGTGCCTCTGCTGGCTGTGTTGATTTGCCCTCAGATGATGGTTTCTTTTGTGTGGTATCTCTTTCGAAAATGCTTTGAGTTTTAGAAGACCCATCCATAAGCAGTCTTGACAATACAACTGTCTGTTTGGGTGATAATGGAAATGGGAGCCTGGTTAATCTGACCACGGGAGTAAGTTTTTTCTCAAAAGCTGTGGGTTGCGCAGGAAACGGTGAGGTTGACTCTAGCTCTACTGACCTGTTTAAATTAGAACAGGTTTCTGTGCATTCATTTATGGTTTTAGAACCAGCGTCAACTGGTTTGGGAGATTCTAAGTTGAGTATTCCGTCCAGTTTTGTGCCCACTTTATCTGAAGCGTTTTGTGTGTCCATAGAAATGCTCAACTCCTGTGATAAAGGAGGTGACAACTGCGACAATGACACTGTAACAGGAGTAGATGATTTGGCTGAGTCCTGCTTGGCTGTCGGAACAGTGCTCTGTGACTGGCGTTTCTTTGACTCCACAGCTGACATCTGTCTCGGAATTACAATTGTTATTTTCGAGTGTGGTAGAGGTCCTGACTGTGGGTCTGTAGAGGTGGCGGTCGACTGTGAAGGGACAACAGCAAGCATTTTACTGGACATTGGGTGTGTTGTTTTCTGAGGATCAGAAGCTAGGGAAAGTGTTCCAGGAGGCAGACCTGCAGTTGGAGAGTGTGAAAGTGAAGTTCTTCTCCGGGCACCAACAATGGTTGACACAACAATAGGAAGTTGGTTTGGAAACAGTTTTGCTATTTTATGAGGCATTAATGAGGATACTGGTTTTGGCTTGGCAGTTATTTTACGAGGTACGGCCTTACCCGGTTTGCTGGCTGCTAGCGATGTTATCAGAGGGTGGGGAGGGTGCTGCTGATATGACTGCATGCATGtatgagcagcagcagctggtgaGGGCATTGAAGATGTAGTagtattggatggaatgatcaAATGCTTTTGTTTTAGTATGACAGCCTTGATGTGGGCCTGAACTTTATTGGTTAGAGTAGCATCTGCAGTACCAGGAGCAACACCAAGTTTTTGTATTGTCGATTGCGTCGTAGTGGACGCCTCTGTTACGGCCAAATTCCCTGCAGCTTCATGAGTTTCAACAGGACATGGCGGTGTTTGTGACACGGCTGGCACCTCATCCACTGTTGTTGTGGACACCTCAGTTATTGGCAGATTGCCTGCTACTTCATGAGTTTCATGAGAACATGGCGGTTTCTGTGGCTCAGCTGGCACCTCATCCACAGTTTTTAAGGTACTAATACTGGGGGCACACTGGGTTTGTGGTGGGGCTGCCATTATTTGTGAAGAGGAGAATGTATTTTCTACCGTTGACTGATTCATGGCTTCAACTAATAGCATTGCATCCTGAAGAGTTACAGAGCTGCAGCGTCCTCTGGGCTGAACAGTGGTTCGTGTTTCAGTTACTGATGAAACCTCAGTGGATCGTGCCTGAACTGCCTGTTCTTCAATTCCCATGGAGAGTTGCTGAGATTCTGATGGTTTTTCCTTTGCAGAGGAACATCTTCTACTTAAATAACTTCTTTTACTTGACGATTCTAGTAAAACAGGTGGAGAACAGAGTTCTTTCACTTGCTGATTCAGACGTCCAGCTGTCTTTGGTGGCCGCCCTCTTTTACGTCGTACTATCAACTCAGGCTGTGGACTTGACTCACCAACTGCCACACCAGTTTTTAATTCTTCAAATGCTTCTCCTTTTTTGAGTGGTGTAGGTTGTGCTAACTGTTTGTTGGTAGATTGCACGTCTGCATACCGTTGCAGAGAAACATCAGACTGTTTATTAACTGTTGTACTGTCTTTCGCTCTTTGACAAATTTGGGGGACCACTGATGGTTGCTCTTTTTCCAGGTGTTCAATCTCTTGTTGATGCTGAGCCACCTCCGATGGGAGTTTTTCCAATGGAACAGGTTCTTCATGTGTTTCTGATATCTTCTGACTGCCTTGAGACTCTTCTTCCATATTGTCTTTTATTGCAGCGAGTGAGATTACTAGTGAATGTTCTAACCCAGGCGATTGGTTCTGGGCTCCTTCGATATCCATTTCCAAAGAGGGTAGTTCGAGGGCCACTTGGTCCTCTTCATCTTTTAGACGTAAGGGTATTTCTCCAATTGAACAGACGTCCTTAATGTGAGGCCCTTCATTCTCAGCTCCACAAGCTGAGGCCCATGGTGAACCTAGGGAGAGCAGTGATAGAGCCATCACAGAGGAAACATgagaagacacaaaaaaaaaaagtacggTTCAGTAGTGAAACTTAACACGTTTTGTAAATGTTTACAAATGATCAAACTATAGTTGGAAAGATAAGTCAGTTTTATTCCTGACCTGCATTATCAATGGGCTCAACTTTCTCCTGGACCAGGACAGACTGCACAGGAGAATCATCATAAGTGTGCTGCAGAGGGACAACAAAGAAGTCTGgttttgagaaaacaaaaagataaaaaatgggGAACTAAACGTTATTGTTGCTAAGATACATACATACCTCTTGTTTAACACACACTTCTTGTTTAACAAGAATAAAGGGCCTTTGAGTATTCGGCTCCCCATAGTTATGGTCCTGCAAACTGTAGTACTCTATCTCCTCATGACGGCATTGTTGCTCTTGATTTTCCAATGATGAGTGCCTCAATGGTTGACATTGCTCCACCAGCACCGTGCGGACAGGAGCCAGGTCtgtacacatgaacacacaaaaaGCATAGTGATTTTTAAGATGAAGGTCCTGAATCTTTCCTGAAaactgtaaacattttttttaaatgcgacGTCCCTAAATGCTGTTTGGTCTAAGCCAAAGAAGCCTCATCCACCTTCACTGGTTTCCAATTAAGTCCTGTATCACATATAAAATTGtccttctcacctacaaatccCTTCTTGCCCTGGCCCCACAGTACCTCTCGGACCTCTTCCATCCATACACCCCACCCCGAAACCTGCGGTCCTCAGACGCTGGCCTGCTCTCCATTTCCCACACCAGACTCTGGACGTTCTGTTTCTGTTGAGCGCTGTAATGCCCAACAGTATTGTTTAAACGCACTAGTACAAAGCCCTTTGCCATGATAACATTGTATGGCGCCCCTTCTATTTTGGATCCCACGCTTAAAAAGgcacaataataatacattttttgtaaaaggcgtctttctctcttttgagtattcatacattaaaaacagcaacaacaacaaaatcaacgTAATATTTCggaattaaaatgtctaaaataaaaaataaaaagactatAGCCATGGTATATAATTTGTTGAGTTGTGTTCTTAAACTATCCCAAATGTTTACAACATTGTCAAACCCAAGAAGAAATCTGTAATGTATTCCTGGACTTCTCTAGTTACTCTTACTTCCGTCAAAACAGGGGAACCTAGGTAATACGTTAAAGAGTGATTACAAATCATTCAATGTCAGAGAAGGAATTTACTCCGTAAAAAAGGTAACAAAGCTCAGCACATTGATTCACTATCGATTGATCCAGCTCAACTACACTGTGCTACGTTGacaagtaacgttagctaatgctAGAGGGTAACGTAATAACAATATCATTCAACACGCTCATAAAGTAaattttagtatgattgttttgaccacggttaattGCAATGGGATATCCCATGATTACATTTGCTACGTAACATTAGATGTACAAATAGATGACTAATAACCAATTTCCCAGACCCATGTCTGAAAGCCACCATGGGTTTAGCAGATAACTGTGGTAATGCCCCCCCCAAGACctttcacattttcacatgCATGGCAAAAGAAACTTCTATATTTCAGcagatcattttttggggggtccATCAACTTATCAGCTCAAACACTTAAAGGGTCCTTGTTTAAAACGTCACGTTTTTAACATTCACTTGTAGCTGAATCCAGAGTTATTAAACTAGGCATGATGAATGCACATAACGGACGCAAGCAGACTGGCGGGACTGCGCTCGCCCATGTCGCCCTGCACTGGGCATGCTCAAATGACGGTCCTGTAGCTGTAATGGATATAGCTAATGGTTGTAATTCACCATGTGTTCTCTTAATACAGCTATGGTATTATCTTATGATACATCCAAGGGACGTATGTATGTACGCTGTAAAGCCTTTAATGTGGATTTAACGACATTAGCGTTTCCCAAACTCCCAGGGCTAATCAGCTAGTAGCCAACATCAGAAGTAGCTAGCATGGATGGATGTGTTAAGAGAACGGTAAGACAGCTAACAGCTATATGACTACATAACGTTACTACAGACATAGTAGGACtgtatgctgtaaagcctgtaacgTGGATGAGATATTAAGCCATGAATCTATTAAGAGAAGCTCTGTTTACGAAACCTTAGTAGCGAGCGCTAGCTTGTAGCATTACATgatgattacatctccttggttgtctagCTAATTAAATCAATCGTTTATTTATCTAGATAACCCTGTAAACGATcaggaacaacaacaacacaatgttTATCATTTCTTATACAATGAATCAGCGAGATCATGAGTTTGCCATGTATACTAACAAACTAGCTATACTTGTAAGAGACACAAGAGAGACGCTCATGAACAAGCAAGTTGCTacgacaacacaaacaaactgttgCTACTGGCATGCCCACCATGACATCATGGGCCAGTCAACGCAGAAGATCCTAGCTCCATGATTGCTTTATGAGCTTTTGAATACTCTCATTGAAATGTACAGGGCTTCCCGCCGAATGCTGTATCCAGTTCTCTGAATACGTCCATGCTAATAAAATGCTAATTTTGCTCGCTAGCACACCCTGGTTTGTCTGCCTCACTCCCTTTGCGCTAAGAAACTTCATTCGGGACAACAGCCCACGGGACATATAGTTAACCCTTGTGGTTTCTTTTCAAGGTTTCTTTCACTTTTGAGTTCCCGTCGCTTTTCTTCaaattcaataaatgcaacatcttttcaaaagaaaatgagaa of the Etheostoma spectabile isolate EspeVRDwgs_2016 chromosome 2, UIUC_Espe_1.0, whole genome shotgun sequence genome contains:
- the LOC116696873 gene encoding mucin-2 isoform X7; protein product: MSADDFQTKYSSVMEGMLKGAIAETTKLFETMVDELKAELSKIKKENEELKTKCSQFENVRNQLTVDTRESEPPPGPSDGSEKRDRAVQCDLAPVRTVLVEQCQPLRHSSLENQEQQCRHEEIEYYSLQDHNYGEPNTQRPFILVKQEVCVKQEHTYDDSPVQSVLVQEKVEPIDNAGSPWASACGAENEGPHIKDVCSIGEIPLRLKDEEDQVALELPSLEMDIEGAQNQSPGLEHSLVISLAAIKDNMEEESQGSQKISETHEEPVPLEKLPSEVAQHQQEIEHLEKEQPSVVPQICQRAKDSTTVNKQSDVSLQRYADVQSTNKQLAQPTPLKKGEAFEELKTGVAVGESSPQPELIVRRKRGRPPKTAGRLNQQVKELCSPPVLLESSSKRSYLSRRCSSAKEKPSESQQLSMGIEEQAVQARSTEVSSVTETRTTVQPRGRCSSVTLQDAMLLVEAMNQSTVENTFSSSQIMAAPPQTQCAPSISTLKTVDEVPAEPQKPPCSHETHEVAGNLPITEVSTTTVDEVPAVSQTPPCPVETHEAAGNLAVTEASTTTQSTIQKLGVAPGTADATLTNKVQAHIKAVILKQKHLIIPSNTTTSSMPSPAAAAHTCMQSYQQHPPHPLITSLAASKPGKAVPRKITAKPKPVSSLMPHKIAKLFPNQLPIVVSTIVGARRRTSLSHSPTAGLPPGTLSLASDPQKTTHPMSSKMLAVVPSQSTATSTDPQSGPLPHSKITIVIPRQMSAVESKKRQSQSTVPTAKQDSAKSSTPVTVSLSQLSPPLSQELSISMDTQNASDKVGTKLDGILNLESPKPVDAGSKTINECTETCSNLNRSVELESTSPFPAQPTAFEKKLTPVVRLTRLPFPLSPKQTVVLSRLLMDGSSKTQSIFERDTTQKKPSSEGKSTQPAEALVLSIDICPIVKETSVPLSANTSEMSEKPNDVQKMASLSSNTTILEESNSTYVQPSTPSKVRNISTRAGSGAADPTFNIDEEIFEDCALPTDPPIDEKQLSPVIRLTSITTKKKPEPQLQMTQAQFLAQLRVSPVTQEPKQASSDPTSSSDKKRFQRKGIVAKLRSHFKLHLQARRTATNPEPNGEMETPTVNDKKLRLEKDSPKNSGDSISICPRRSGLCRAGVGPKRTGREPIYVSSRKFKATRKPTRVSPRRSSTGRNCAGSKTEKSSLRSRRSSSIEKSANSKITKSSLLRPRRSSLIQESASSKMTKSTLVSPRRSSSNKESPSSEKTKSTLVSPRRSSSIKEKASSKKTNSTLVSPRRSISIKDKASSEKTKSTSVSPRRSGSIKEKASSEKTKSTSVSPRRSGSLKEKASSEKTKSTSVSPRRSGSIKDKASCEKAKSSSVSLKRSSSINESSNSKSASPKKTKSTSVSPRRSSLIQEHASSKNTKPTSVSPRMSRSVEESPKTTSVIPMRCEIPTTPKLPTKGTNFFCRRKCTLTKDGSSSQQDKREANSSSPSYSMTVDDASTKNKTSDTSSPSVGWPKSATDGFSPGRTGDSTPPKKPRLIQDGPGPQMNLRVANAKKLAKAAKAKTIAKMKNARQSQLQNVAKTNQLAESSVSCETVRKIKVTAVWTPPLMTSVTTTPPEGKEREPGPKDQPIVSPPSVPRFPMPVRAAPFVSPLQPLSVIGRRLLKNQCGECGRVLSSIAALESHVSLHKGHRPFSCTLCGKNFPDSKCLKRHGRVHRNGRIHICQKCGKGFVYSFGLTKHLQMVHTRIKPFICQVCNKGFLTKRDVEAHIRIHTGEKPFHCDLCGRTFTRKVELNVHLRWHNGEKRHWCPYCGKGFLDFNNLKRHKYIHTGERPHACPHCPKHFTQSGHVKKHVKNVHKIQ
- the LOC116696873 gene encoding mucin-2 isoform X12; translated protein: MSADDFQTKYSSVMEGMLKGAIAETTKLFETMVDELKAELSKIKKENEELKTKCSQFENVRNQLTVDTRESEPPPGPSDGSEKRDRAVQCDLAPVRTVLVEQCQPLRHSSLENQEQQCRHEEIEYYSLQDHNYGEPNTQRPFILVKQEVCVKQEHTYDDSPVQSVLVQEKVEPIDNAGSPWASACGAENEGPHIKDVCSIGEIPLRLKDEEDQVALELPSLEMDIEGAQNQSPGLEHSLVISLAAIKDNMEEESQGSQKISETHEEPVPLEKLPSEVAQHQQEIEHLEKEQPSVVPQICQRAKDSTTVNKQSDVSLQRYADVQSTNKQLAQPTPLKKGEAFEELKTGVAVGESSPQPELIVRRKRGRPPKTAGRLNQQVKELCSPPVLLESSSKRSYLSRRCSSAKEKPSESQQLSMGIEEQAVQARSTEVSSVTETRTTVQPRGRCSSVTLQDAMLLVEAMNQSTVENTFSSSQIMAAPPQTQCAPSISTLKTVDEVPAEPQKPPCSHETHEVAGNLPITEVSTTTVDEVPAVSQTPPCPVETHEAAGNLAVTEASTTTQSTIQKLGVAPGTADATLTNKVQAHIKAVILKQKHLIIPSNTTTSSMPSPAAAAHTCMQSYQQHPPHPLITSLAASKPGKAVPRKITAKPKPVSSLMPHKIAKLFPNQLPIVVSTIVGARRRTSLSHSPTAGLPPGTLSLASDPQKTTHPMSSKMLAVVPSQSTATSTDPQSGPLPHSKITIVIPRQMSAVESKKRQSQSTVPTAKQDSAKSSTPVTVSLSQLSPPLSQELSISMDTQNASDKVGTKLDGILNLESPKPVDAGSKTINECTETCSNLNRSVELESTSPFPAQPTAFEKKLTPVVRLTRLPFPLSPKQTVVLSRLLMDGSSKTQSIFERDTTQKKPSSEGKSTQPAEALVLSIDICPIVKETSVPLSANTSEMSEKPNDVQKMASLSSNTTILEESNSTYVQPSTPSKVRNISTRAGSGAADPTFNIDEEIFEDCALPTDPPIDEKQLSPVIRLTSITTKKKPEPQLQMTQAQFLAQLRVSPVTQEPKQASSDPTSSSDKKRFQRKGIVAKLRSHFKLHLQARRTATNPEPNGEMETPTVNDKKLRLEKDSPKNSGDSISICPRRSGLCRAGVGPKRTGREPIYVSSRKFKATRKPTRVSPRRSSTGRNCAGSKTEKSSLRSRRSSSIEKSANSKITKSSLLRPRRSSLIQESASSKMTKSTLVSPRRSSSNKESPSSEKTKSTYVSPRKSSSIKEKASSKKTNSTLVSPRRSSSINESSNSKSASPKKTKSTSVSPRRSSLIQEHASSKNTKPTSVSPRMSRSVEESPKTTSVIPMRCEIPTTPKLPTKGTNFFCRRKCTLTKDGSSSQQDKREANSSSPSYSMTVDDASTKNKTSDTSSPSVGWPKSATDGFSPGRTGDSTPPKKPRLIQDGPGPQMNLRVANAKKLAKAAKAKTIAKMKNARQSQLQNVAKTNQLAESSVSCETVRKIKVTAVWTPPLMTSVTTTPPEGKEREPGPKDQPIVSPPSVPRFPMPVRAAPFVSPLQPLSVIGRRLLKNQCGECGRVLSSIAALESHVSLHKGHRPFSCTLCGKNFPDSKCLKRHGRVHRNGRIHICQKCGKGFVYSFGLTKHLQMVHTRIKPFICQVCNKGFLTKRDVEAHIRIHTGEKPFHCDLCGRTFTRKVELNVHLRWHNGEKRHWCPYCGKGFLDFNNLKRHKYIHTGERPHACPHCPKHFTQSGHVKKHVKNVHKIQ